One window of Populus nigra chromosome 5, ddPopNigr1.1, whole genome shotgun sequence genomic DNA carries:
- the LOC133693327 gene encoding uncharacterized protein LOC133693327 yields MGFFSFIRRLMLILFGTANDLVFLSFSNEDTGKNFSDHLNSALTIAGFRTFKNDDGVRRGENTGSETRKAIQESKISVIVFSKDYASSTRCLDELVMIMDARRATGHIVLPIFYHLDPSEVRSQEGRCFEAFSTHEKSFQGEKGRVEEWRAALREAADVAGMVLQDRGENTRRSFTDHLYTALCRAEIRAFRDDDGIRRGENIALEIKKAIQETKLSIIVFSKDYASSRWCLDELAMIMERRRNVGHIVFPVFYDVDPSEVGTQTGRYGEEFAKHEIRFQDQMERVEGWRKALKEVAYMEGMVLEDGYESKFIESIVKEIADKLKLSLPHGPPSSLPLSSAPRPPSYFFGLLREWRRYESKFIESIVKEIADKLKLSLPHGPPSSLPLSSAPRPPSYFFGLLREWRRYESKFIESIVKEIADKLKLSLPHGPPSSLPLSSAPRPPSYFFGLLREWRRYESKFIESIVKEIADKLKLSLPHGPPSSLPLSSAPRPPSYFFGLLREWRRSVFQTPSLFLFFLLHQSKET; encoded by the exons ATGGGTTTCTTCTCATTCATCCGTCGCTTGATGCTTATTCTCTTTGGCACGGCTAATGATCTTGTGTTCTTGAGCTTTAGCAATGAAGATACAGGAAAGAATTTTAGTGATCATCTCAACTCAGCTCTCACCATTGCAGGATTTCGCACGTTTAAAAACGATGATGGCGTTCGAAGAGGAGAAAATACCGGCTCAGAAACCAGAAAAGCAATACAGGAATCGAAGATATCTGTCATTGTGTTTTCCAAGGACTATGCTTCTTCAACACGGTGCCTCGACGAGCTCGTCATGATCATGGATGCCAGGAGAGCTACTGGGCACATTGTGCTGCCCATATTTTACCATTTGGATCCATCTGAAGTCAGGAGCCAGGAAGGGAGATGTTTCGAAGCGTTTTCTACACACGAGAAAAGCTTCCAGGGTGAGAAGGGGAGGGTGGAAGAATGGAGGGCAGCTCTTAGAGAAGCTGCAGATGTGGCAGGGATGGTTCTACAAGACAG AGGCGAAAACACCCGTCGAAGTTTTACGGACCATCTCTACACAGCTCTTTGTAGAGCAGAGATTCGCGCTTTCAGAGACGACGATGGGATTCGTAGAGGAGAGAACATTGCTTTAGAAATCAAGAAAGcaattcaagaaacaaaactatccattattgtgttttctaaagACTACGCTTCTTCGAGATGGTGTCTTGACGAGCTAGCGATGATAATGGAACGTAGAAGAAATGTTGGGCACATAGTGTTTCCAGTTTTCTACGATGTTGATCCATCTGAGGTGGGGACGCAAACAGGGAGGTATGGTGAAGAGTTTGCTAAGCATGAAATACGTTTCCAGGACCAGATGGAGAGGGTGGAGGGGTGGAGGAAGGCTCTTAAAGAAGTTGCATACATGGAAGGAATGGTCTTAGAAGACGG GTACGAGTCAAAGTTCATAGAGTCGATTGTTAAAGAGATCGCAGATAAACTCAAGCTCTCACTGCCTCACGGCCCTCCGTCCTCGTTACCACTGTCGTCAGCCCCCCGCCCACCTTCgtatttttttggtcttttacgAGAGTGGAGGAG GTACGAGTCAAAGTTCATAGAGTCGATTGTTAAAGAGATCGCAGATAAACTCAAGCTCTCACTGCCTCACGGCCCTCCGTCCTCGTTACCACTGTCGTCAGCCCCCCGCCCACCTTCgtatttttttggtcttttacgAGAGTGGAGGAG GTACGAGTCAAAGTTCATAGAGTCGATTGTTAAAGAGATCGCAGATAAACTCAAGCTCTCACTGCCTCACGGCCCTCCGTCCTCGTTACCACTGTCGTCAGCCCCCCGCCCACCTTCgtatttttttggtcttttacgAGAGTGGAGGAG GTACGAGTCAAAGTTCATAGAGTCGATTGTTAAAGAGATCGCAGATAAACTCAAGCTCTCACTGCCTCACGGCCCTCCGTCCTCGTTACCACTGTCGTCAGCCCCCCGCCCACCTTCgtatttttttggtcttttacgAGAGTGGAGGAGGTCTGTCTTTCAGAccccctctctctttttattttttttacttcatcaGTCGAAAGAAACTTGA
- the LOC133693330 gene encoding disease resistance protein RPV1-like isoform X2 yields MAFNPVTQILILLSLMPTTYDVFLSFRGEDTRRNFTDHLYKALSREGIPTFRDDDGIRRGENIELEINKAINETKLSIIVFSKEYASSRWCLDELAMIMDRKRTVGHIVLPVFYHVDPSEVGTQTGRYGEEFAKHEIHFKDRVEGWRKALKEVAYMEGMVLEDGYESKFIESIVKEIADKLNFSLPQAPPSSLPLSAALRPPSYFLGLLREWRRSVFQTPSLFLFFLSF; encoded by the exons ATGGCTTTCAACCCGGTGACCCAAATCTTGATTCTTCTCTCGTTGATGCCTACTACTTACGATGTGTTCTTGAGTTTCCGAGGCGAAGACACTCGCAGGAACTTCACCGACCACCTGTACAAAGCGTTATCTAGAGAAGGGATTCCCACTTTCAGAGACGACGATGGAATACGGAGAGGAGAGAACATTGAGTTAGAAATCAATAAAGCAATTAACGAAACAAAACTATCCattattgtgttttctaaagAGTACGCTTCTTCGAGATGGTGTCTTGACGAGCTAGCGATGATCATGGATCGTAAAAGAACTGTTGGGCACATAGTGCTTCCAGTTTTCTACCATGTTGATCCATCTGAGGTGGGGACCCAAACTGGGAGATATGGTGAAGAGTTTGCTAAGCATGAGATACATTTCAAGGACCGGGTGGAGGGCTGGAGGAAGGCTCTTAAAGAAGTTGCATACATGGAAGGAATGGTCTTAGAAGACGG GTATGAGTCAAAGTTCATAGAGTCGATTGTTAAAGAGATCGCAGATAAACTCAACTTCTCACTGCCTCAAGCCCCTCCGTCCTCGTTACCACTGTCGGCGGCCCTCCGCCCACCTTCATATTTTCTTGGTCTTTTACGAGAGTGGAGGAGGTCTGTCTTTCAGAccccctctctctttttattttttttgtctttctga
- the LOC133693330 gene encoding TMV resistance protein N-like isoform X1, with protein MDLFSLINLLMLLLSRKDNDVFLSFSHHDIGKNFGDHLYKDLNSAGIRTLRDDGGIYAGQQSDIKKAIQESRISVVVFSKGYASSTKCLDQLVLIMDARSKTGLLVLPVFYNVDPSEVWEQKGLFEEAFAKHEKSFQKEMARVESWRAALKEAADLAGMVLQQDRYESKFIESIVKEIADKLNFSLPQAPPSSLPLSAALRPPSYFLGLLREWRRSVFQTPSLFLFFLSF; from the exons ATGGATTTGTTCTCACTTATCAATCTGTTGATGCTTCTCCTCTCCAGAAAGGATAACGATGTTTTCTTGAGTTTTAGCCACCACGACATTGGCAAGAATTTTGGTGATCATCTCTACAAAGACCTCAATTCTGCTGGGATTCGCACTCTTAGAGATGATGGTGGAATCTACGCAGGACAACAGTCTGATATCAAGAAAGCGATACAGGAATCCAGGATATCGGTTGTTGTGTTCTCTAAAGGCTATGCTTCTTCAACAAAGTGCCTGGACCAGCTTGTGCTCATAATGGATGCCAGGAGTAAAACTGGGCTCCTTGTGCTTCCCGTTTTTTACAACGTTGATCCGTCGGAGGTCTGGGAACAGAAAGGGTTGTTTGAAGAAGCATTTGCTAAACACGAAAAAAGCTTCCAAAAGGAAATGGCTAGAGTGGAAAGTTGGAGGGCCGCTCTTAAAGAAGCCGCGGACCTGGCAGGGATGGTGCTGCAGCAAGACAG GTATGAGTCAAAGTTCATAGAGTCGATTGTTAAAGAGATCGCAGATAAACTCAACTTCTCACTGCCTCAAGCCCCTCCGTCCTCGTTACCACTGTCGGCGGCCCTCCGCCCACCTTCATATTTTCTTGGTCTTTTACGAGAGTGGAGGAGGTCTGTCTTTCAGAccccctctctctttttattttttttgtctttctga